A single Streptomyces sp. Edi2 DNA region contains:
- a CDS encoding PPOX class F420-dependent oxidoreductase yields the protein MIFTKREHEYLTAQSLARLATTGPDGGPQVRPVGFRLNDDGTVDIGGPAMARSRKYRNAQTRPDVSVLVDDMSPADDPVAGGWGRGIEIRGRAEVLTVDVPPVAPDYFSTDIIRVHPRRVITWNLEGRGTVARDIG from the coding sequence ATGATCTTCACCAAGAGAGAGCACGAGTACCTCACCGCCCAGTCACTGGCCCGCCTGGCCACCACCGGTCCCGACGGCGGTCCGCAGGTCCGCCCGGTGGGCTTCCGGCTCAACGACGACGGAACCGTCGACATCGGCGGACCGGCCATGGCCCGCAGTCGGAAATACCGCAACGCCCAGACCCGCCCCGATGTCTCCGTGCTGGTGGACGACATGTCCCCGGCCGATGACCCAGTCGCGGGCGGGTGGGGGCGCGGCATCGAGATCAGGGGCCGGGCCGAGGTACTGACTGTCGACGTGCCACCCGTGGCGCCTGACTACTTCAGCACGGACATCATCCGCGTCCACCCCCGGCGGGTCATCACCTGGAACCTGGAGGGACGGGGAACAGTCGCTCGCGACATCGGGTGA
- a CDS encoding VOC family protein: MTIKDELRPVPDGYSRIDPWVISKDTGAEIEFLSQVFGATERGSRVFNEDGSVGHAEVDVAGAVVLMFDRQSGWPDLPAHLRIYVEDARTTVEKALACGARLVTQPTELAFGQIAARIRDPQGHLWWVFQRLEEVSAEEMAKRFAEPSYQRAMDYVQTSLAEELEGHTP; encoded by the coding sequence ATGACGATCAAGGATGAACTGAGACCTGTTCCCGATGGCTACTCGCGGATCGACCCTTGGGTGATATCGAAGGACACAGGTGCGGAGATTGAGTTTCTGAGCCAGGTCTTCGGGGCCACAGAGCGTGGGTCCCGCGTTTTCAACGAGGACGGGTCCGTGGGGCACGCCGAGGTGGACGTGGCGGGTGCGGTGGTGTTGATGTTCGACCGACAGTCCGGTTGGCCGGACCTCCCCGCGCACCTGAGGATCTACGTCGAGGACGCCCGCACGACCGTGGAGAAGGCCCTCGCCTGCGGAGCCCGACTGGTGACGCAGCCGACCGAGCTGGCGTTCGGGCAAATAGCCGCACGTATCCGCGACCCCCAAGGCCACTTGTGGTGGGTCTTCCAGCGACTGGAAGAGGTCTCCGCCGAAGAGATGGCCAAGCGGTTCGCCGAGCCCTCCTATCAGCGAGCCATGGATTATGTGCAGACGTCTCTCGCAGAGGAACTGGAAGGCCACACCCCGTAG